In Columba livia isolate bColLiv1 breed racing homer chromosome 6, bColLiv1.pat.W.v2, whole genome shotgun sequence, a single genomic region encodes these proteins:
- the ZDHHC6 gene encoding palmitoyltransferase ZDHHC6, with protein MGGPGGLPRARRLCHWGPLVALAVVAVCSATAMADAALWYWPLDTAGGSVNFLMLLNWTVMILYNYFSAMFVGPGYVPLGWTPEKSQDCMYLQYCKVCQSYKAPRSHHCRKCNRCVLKMDHHCPWINNCCGYQNHASFTLFLLLAPLGCIHASFIFVMTMYTQLYNRISFGWSSVKIDMSAAKRDPRPIIPFGLSAFAASLFALGLALGTTIAVGMLFIIQMKVILTNKTSIESWIEEKAKDRIQYYQTGETFIFPYDMGSKWKNFKQVFTWSGIPEGDGLDWPVRDGCHQYSLTIEQLKQKADKRIRSVRYRAVEDYSGVCCPVTKGVKTLFTTPCTEEPRIALSKGDLILATRGLKHWMYGEKILDSAGDGGIRKRGWFPRKCVEKFQYDSEMDQPVDGEKKNR; from the exons ATGGGCGGGCCGGGGGGTCTGCCCCGGGCGCGGCGGCTGTGCCACTGGGGGCCGCTGGTGGCCCTGGCCGTGGTGGCCGTGTGCTCCGCCACCGCCATGGCGGACGCCGCGCTGTGGTACTGGCCCCTGGACACGGCTGGGGGAAGCGTCAACTTCCTCATGCTCCTCAACTGGACCGTCATGATCCTCTACAACTACTTCAGCGCCATGTTTGTGGGCCCGGGGTACGTCCCGCTGGGGTGGACGCCG gaaaaatctcAGGATTGCATGTATCTCCAATACTGTAAAGTGTGTCAGTCTTACAAGGCACCACGTTCACACCACTGTCGAAAATGTAACAG ATGTGTCCTGAAGATGGATCACCACTGTCCTTGGATCAACAATTGCTGTGGATACCAGAATCACGCATCTTTcactctctttctcctcttagCTCCGCTGGGATGCATTCACGCTTCTTTCATATTTGTCATGACTATGTACACTCAGCTTTACAACAGA ATATCTTTTGGGTGGAGTTCTGTAAAGATTGACATGAGTGCAGCCAAAAGAGACCCTCGACCCATTATTCCCTTTGGACTGTCTGCATTTGCTGCATCTTTATTTGCCTTAGGACTGGCACTAGGAACAACTATTGCTGTTGGTATGCTGTTCATTATCCAG ATGAAAGTAATTTTGACAAATAAAACTTCAATCGAGTCCTGGATTGAAGAAAAG gcCAAAGACAGAATCCAGTACTACCAAACAGGTGAgacctttatttttccctatgACATGGGAAGTAAATGGAAGAACTTCAAGCAAGTGTTTACATggtctgggattcctgagggAGATGGTCTGGACTGGCCAGTAAGAGATGGCTGTCATCAATACAGTTTGACG ATAGAGcaactgaaacagaaagcagacaaGCGAATAAGAAGT GTGCGGTATCGAGCAGTAGAAGATTACAGTGGTGTCTGCTGCCCTGTGACTAAAGGTGTTAAAACACTCTTCACAACACCATGCACTGAAGAACCTAGAATTGCACTGAGTAAAGGGGATCTGATTTTAGCCACAAGAGGCTTAAA ACACTGGATGTATGGTGAGAAGATTCTCGACTCAGCTGGTGATG GTGGAATAAGAAAACGAGGCTGGTTCCCCAGGAAATGTGTGGAAAAATTCCAATATGACTCAGAAATGGATCAACCAGTggatggagagaagaaaaacagatag
- the ACSL5 gene encoding long-chain-fatty-acid--CoA ligase 5: MIWILQVLFSPLPTPALISLIVFGAGVFLWVISRPKPLWPPVDLNKQSIGIEGGARRSAILTDNNLLSYYFEDSKTLYEVFQRGMHTSGNGNCLGYRKPNQPYQWLTYKQVLDRAQYLGSGLLQKGCKPSPNQLIGIFAQNRPEWIISEYACYTYSMVAVPLYDTLGPEAILYIVNKGDISIVICDKPEKAQILLENCEKEKMPCLKTIILMDLFDKELKDRGDKVRVEIIALQEVEELGRNNIAEPVPPKPEDLCIVCFTSGTTGNPKGAMLTHENVVSNVAAFLRCTENTTEVTSSDVSISYLPLAHMFERVVQAVIYSCGGRVGFFQGDIKLLTDDMKTLKPTLFPVVPRLLNRIYDKIQSGAKSPVKRCLLNFAVIMKMAEIKQGIIRNDSIWDQLIFKKVQETMGGRVRIMVTGAAPISPSVLTFLRAALGCQVFEAYGQTECSAGCTFSMPGDWTTGHVGAPLACNIVKLDDVEEMNYFSSNNEGEVCIKGPNVFKGYLKDDEKTAEAIDKDGWLHTGDIGKWLPNGTLKIIDRKKNIFKLAQGEYIAPEKIENVYIRSAPVAQVFVHGESLRSFLIGIVVPDPEMLPGFAAKLGIKGSYEDLCKNAAVKKAILEDMVRLGREAGLKSFEQVKDLYIHTEMFSVENGLLTPTLKAKRAELVKLFQTQIEALYLSAQE, from the exons ATGATCTGGATACTTCAAGTCTTGTTCTCGCCGCTCCCAACACCAGCATTGATTAGTCTTATTGTATTTGGAGCTGGTGTCTTCCTGTGGGTGATAAGCAGGCCAAAACCTCTTTGGCCTCCTGTTGACTTGAACAAGCAGTCAATAGGAATTGAG GGAGGAGCCAGAAGAAGTGCAATTTTGACAGATAATAACCTGCTTTCTTATTACTTTGAAGACAGTAAAACCTTGTATGAAGTTTTCCAGAGAGGAATGCATACTTCTG GAAATGGCAACTGTTTAGGCTAcagaaaacccaaccaacctTATCAGTGGCTGACATATAAACAA GTTTTGGACAGAGCTCAATACCTGGGGTCAGGGCTTCTGCAAAAAGGATGCAAACCATCACCAAACCAGTTGATTGGCATTTTTGCTCAAAATAGGCCTGAG tgGATCATTTCAGAGTACGCCTGCTATACTTACTCAATGGTTGCTGTTCCACTCTATGACACGCTGGGGCCAGAGGCCATTCTATACATTGTTAACAAAG gTGACATAAGCATAGTGATCTGTGACAAGCCTGAGAAGGCACAGATCTTGCTTGAGAactgtgagaaagaaaagatgccATGTCTGAAGACTATAATTCTCATGGATCTCTTTGATAAGGAGCTCAAGGACAGAGGAGATAAAGTCAGAGTTGAAATTATAGCACTGCAGGAGGTTGAG GAGCTGGGAAGAAACAACATCGCAGAACCAGTT CCTCCTAAGCCTGAAGATCTTTGCATTGTGTGTTTTACAAGTGGAACCACAG GTAACCCTAAAGGAGCCATGTTGACACATGAAAATGTTGTTTCAAATGTTGCTGCCTTCCTTAGATGCACAGAG AACACAACTGAGGTCACAAGTTCAGATGTCAGCATTTCCTACCTTCCCTTGGCTCACATGTTTGAGAGAGTTGTACAG GCTGTGATATACAGCTGTGGAGGAAGAGTAGGCTTCTTCCAAGGAGACATCAAGTTACTAACAGATGACATGAAAACCTTGAAGCCAACGTTATTTCCAGTTGTACCAAGATTGCTCAATAGAATATATGACAAG ATACAAAGTGGTGCAAAGAGCCCAGTGAAACGTTGCCTGCTAAACTTCGCTGTCATTATGAAGATGGCTGAAATAAAACAGGGCATAATTCGAAATGACAGCATTTGGGATCAGCTAATCTTCAAAAAAGTTCAG GAAACAATGGGTGGAAGAGTGCGTATAATGGTAACAGGCGCAGCCCCTATATCTCCCTCTGTTCTGACATTTCTTAGAGCTGCATTGGGCTGTCAG GTCTTTGAAGCTTATGGCCAGACTGAATGCTCAGCTGGATGCACTTTTTCAATGCCTGGAGACTGGACAACAG GCCATGTTGGAGCCCCTCTGGCTTGTAATATTGTAAAACTAGATGATGTGGAAGAAATGAACTACTTCTCATCTAACAATGAAGGCGAG GTCTGCATTAAAGGGCCAAATGTGTTCAAGGGTTATCTGAAAGATGATGAGAAGACAGCAGAAGCAATTGACAAAGATGGCTGGCTCCACACTGGAGACATAGGGAAATGGTTGCCA AATGGAACGCTGAAGATCATTGATAGGAAGAAGAATATATTTAAGCTTGCACAAGGAGAATACATTGCTCCAGAGAAGATAGAAAATGTCTATATCAGAAGTGCTCCTGTAGCCCAGGTCTTTGTACATGGGGAAAGCCTGAGG tctttcctAATAGGTATAGTGGTTCCTGATCCTGAGATGCTTCCAGGATTTGCAGCCAAACTGGGAATAAAAGGTTCCTATGAAGATCTCTGCAAAAATGCA GCAGTGAAGAAAGCTATTTTAGAAGATATGGTCAGACTGGGGAGAGAGGCTGGCCTTAAATCCTTTGAACAA gtTAAAGACCTGTACATCCACACAGAGATGTTCTCTGTAGAAAATGGACTCTTGACACCAACACTGAAGGCAAAGCGAGCAGAGCTTGTTAAACTTTTCCAGACACAGATTGAGGCCCTCTATTTGAGTGCCCAGGAATAA